Proteins found in one Hevea brasiliensis isolate MT/VB/25A 57/8 chromosome 18, ASM3005281v1, whole genome shotgun sequence genomic segment:
- the LOC110646339 gene encoding mediator of RNA polymerase II transcription subunit 32, translated as MDNLVDSLNNAYQEFVAAAANVLEAKEVAGAQKTAATDAALENFKQRWELFRVACDQAEEFVESVKQRIGSECLVDEATGSVTGKSGQAGTTGLPPISAVRLEQMSKAVRWLVIELQHGSGAAGGVAAHAHSSAPFDARFSEDAAQ; from the coding sequence ATGGACAACCTTGTAGACTCTTTAAACAATGCATATCAGGAGTTTGTGGCTGCAGCAGCTAATGTGCTTGAGGCCAAGGAGGTTGCTGGTGCACAGAAAACAGCAGCCACTGATGCTGCATTGGAAAATTTTAAGCAGAGGTGGGAGTTGTTTAGGGTGGCCTGTGATCAGGCAGAGGAGTTTGTTGAGTCTGTGAAGCAGAGGATAGGATCAGAGTGTCTGGTGGATGAGGCCACTGGATCTGTGACAGGGAAGTCAGGACAGGCTGGGACAACAGGTCTTCCACCCATTAGTGCTGTTCGGTTGGAGCAGATGAGTAAAGCTGTACGATGGCTTGTTATTGAACTGCAGCATGGTTCAGGTGCAGCTGGTGGTGTTGCAGCGCATGCCCATTCCTCTGCTCCTTTTGATGCTCGCTTTTCTGAAGATGCAGCTCAATAA
- the LOC110646337 gene encoding uncharacterized protein LOC110646337: MKKQEDKRPNDQEISLKRKNCNSTNNNNSNSQSRRRHDVDLNLSLRPRRTSPGPLLPSSPSPHPLPPHQEIPQLLPIENPAAALSANPTLLCSHTIFAATATPHMAHPREPSFHAAAAAAAAAAAAAAAAIAPSLQRHEASTAGPSRPPRARRNPTQAPRDGKSENVPPPFPWATNHRATVHSLDFLLSRKIDIITGAVQCKRCEKQYEMGFNLREKFVEVGTFIAENKSSMHDRAPSVWMTPVLPTCKYCEQENSVKPLISEKKKSINWLFLLLGQMLGCCTLEQLKYFCKHTKNHRTGAKDRVLYLTYLGLCKQLDPNGPFDR, translated from the coding sequence ATGAAGAAGCAAGAAGACAAGAGACCCAATGACCAAGAAATCTCACTAAAGAGGAAGAACTGCAATAGCACCAACAATAACAATAGCAACAGCCAGAGTAGAAGGAGGCATGACGTTGATCTTAATCTTTCTTTAAGACCCAGAAGAACCTCTCCTGGCCCGCTATTGCCTTCTTCTCCATCGCCTCATCCGTTACCCCCACATCAAGAAATCCCACAACTGCTTCCAATCGAAAACCCTGCAGCGGCCCTATCCGCTAATCCAACACTTCTTTGCTCTCATACCATTTTCGCAGCAACTGCTACTCCTCACATGGCGCACCCTCGTGAGCCTTCCTTTCACGCAgccgctgctgctgctgctgcggctgctgcCGCTGCTGCTGCTGCTATTGCCCCTTCTTTGCAGCGCCATGAGGCTTCCACTGCTGGCCCCTCTCGCCCTCCTCGTGCTCGGCGTAACCCTACTCAGGCTCCACGCGATGGCAAGAGCGAAAATGTTCCTCCACCTTTCCCTTGGGCTACGAATCATCGCGCCACCGTGCATAGCCTGGATTTCTTGCTGTCGAGAAAGATTGATATTATTACTGGTGCTGTCCAATGCAAGAGATGTGAGAAGCAGTACGAGATGGGGTTTAATCTGAGAGAGAAGTTTGTTGAAGTAGGGACATTTATTGCTGAAAACAAGAGCTCCATGCATGATAGGGCTCCTAGTGTTTGGATGACACCTGTCTTGCCTACGTGCAAATACTGCGAGCAAGAAAACAGTGTAAAGCCGCTCATTTCTGAGAAGAAGAAATCGATTAATTGGCTGTTTTTGCTTCTGGGTCAGATGCTGGGTTGCTGTACTCTTGAGCAGCTGAAGTATTTCTGCAAGCACACCAAGAATCATCGAACTGGGGCTAAGGATCGCGTTCTTTATCTTACCTATCTTGGATTGTGCAAACAGCTTGATCCTAATGGTCCTTTTGATCGCTGA